Proteins encoded within one genomic window of Pygocentrus nattereri isolate fPygNat1 chromosome 11, fPygNat1.pri, whole genome shotgun sequence:
- the LOC108414085 gene encoding 4-galactosyl-N-acetylglucosaminide 3-alpha-L-fucosyltransferase 9-like, which yields MTSKLSTGRFQQIIVISVLLLCSAVIFYIYYKPMMSWLPCSKFVLPKQDVCTEECLHVLKVANQTQIITNCTAVQVKTPTSQSPVLEKEDTTNAHEPETVVLIWKWPFGLQFDLESCESNYGFKGCRLTLDRNQLDKAHAIMFHVRDIGGDVSYLQTLSRPPRQKWVWMNMESPDNSYRLPGADDLFNLTSNYRRDSDIWVPYGQLVDISENNQPFKIPEKDKLVCWIVSNWKDNLKRVRYFNELSQHIKVEAYGRHFGRYVNNEDYSQVVRSCKFYLSFENSVYIDYITEKLFNPMRLGTVPVVLGPARENYEEFVPRDSFIHVDDFQKPQELAEHLKLLDQNQEMYERYFDWRKDYVPKMNDFGQAQACHICDHVRRNKNYRVFKNVNKWYWG from the coding sequence ATGACGTCCAAACTTTCCACCGGACGCTTTCAGCAAATCATCGTGATCAGCGTCCTGCTGCTGTGCTCTGCAGTTATATTCTACATTTACTATAAGCCGATGATGAGCTGGCTGCCATGCTCTAAATTTGTACTACCCAAACAAGACGTCTGTACAGAGGAATGTCTCCACGTCCTTAAGGTGGCGAACCAAACCCAAATTATTACTAACTGCACTGCAGTCCAGGTAAAGACACCAACCTCTCAATCACCAGTCTTGGAAAAGGAGGACACTACAAACGCACATGAACCTGAGACAGTCGTCTTGATCTGGAAGTGGCCTTTCGGGTTGCAGTTTGATTTGGAATCCTGTGAGTCAAATTACGGTTTCAAAGGTTGTCGTTTAACACTTGACAGGAATCAACTTGACAAAGCCCACGCAATAATGTTCCATGTGAGGGACATCGGAGGTGATGTATCATACCTGCAGACGCTATCTCGACCCCCACGGCAGAAATGGGTGTGGATGAACATGGAGTCTCCAGATAACTCATATCGGCTGCCTGGAGCAGATGACTTATTCAACCTGACGTCAAACTATCGGAGAGATTCAGATATCTGGGTTCCTTATGGACAACTTGTAGACATTTCTGAGAATAACCAACCCTTTAAAATACCGGAAAAAGACAAATTAGTCTGTTGGATCGTCAGCAACTGGAAAGACAACTTAAAACGAGTGCGTTACTTCAATGAACTGAGTCAACACATCAAAGTGGAGGCCTATGGTCGCCACTTTGGGAGGTATGTTAACAATGAAGATTACTCTCAAGTCGTGAGGAGCTGCAAGTTCTACCTGTCATTTGAGAACTCCGTCTATATAGACTACATCACCGAGAAGCTCTTCAACCCAATGAGACTCGGCACGGTTCCCGTGGTTCTTGGTCCAGCCAGGGAGAACTATGAGGAATTTGTACCGAGAGATTCCTTCATCCATGTGGATGATTTCCAAAAACCACAGGAACTGGCAGAACATCTCAAACTTCTGGACCAGAACCAGGAGATGTATGAAAGGTACTTTGACTGGAGAAAAGACTATGTTCCCAAGATGAATGATTTCGGTCAGGCGCAGGCTTGCCACATTTGTGATCATGTAAGGAGGAACAAAAATTACAGAGTATTCAAAAACGTCAATAAGTGGTATTGGGGCTAG